AAGCCGTGTGGGCACGTCCGACTGATGGCGTGGCCTGGCTCGGCATCGCCGCCACGGCGCTGCTGCGCGGCGGCGGGGGCGAGCAGGATGCCGCCAACCTGGTGGCGCTGGCGCAAGTGACGGCGCAGCGCCATACGGCGCAGAATGCCATGCCGGCCGAAGAAGGCGAAGCGGCCGACAACGGCGTCGAGCGCACTGCCAGCCGCATGGAGCGCGCGGCCAATATGCTGCGCCTGGTGCAGCCGGGCGCCTATCCGAAGCGCTGGGACAAGGCGCTGGCAGACGGTGCCTTGCTGGCAAAGAAGTTGGCAGCCTTGCCGGCGCCGCCAGACCAGGGCGCCAGCGTGCAGCGCGACACGATGGCCACCGTCGCCTACCGCGTGTTGAGTGAGGCGCAGGCCAGCGGCGAAAGCCGCCTGACCCTGTCCATCGCTGCCGATGGCAGCCTGACCGCTGCGCGGGCCGAGCAATTCATGGAGCCCATGCTCAACAAGGTCATCCTGGATAGCCTGAAGAGCTGGACTTTCAACCCGTCCGTGAAAAATGGACAATTCCAGGACGGCAAGGTTGACGTGCTGGTGCGCTACCGCAATGGCCGTGCCAGTTTCGTGCCTGCCGACGCGCCCGCCACGACGCAAAATTAAAGGAATAGCATGAAAATCAAGATCCTATGCGCCATGTTGGGCGCCTGCTTGTTGTATCCGGGCATGGCGCAGGCGGACATCGTGCAGCGCCAGGTGCTGGCCAGCATGGCCAGCGAGCAAGATAGCGAAGGCGGCGATGTGTTCACGATTGCCGGCACGACGGCCTGCGGCGGCAAGCAGATTCGCATGGATGCCCGCTCGGTCAATCTGGACGAGGCGCCGTACGACGCGCTGAAAGCCGATCTGGCCCGGCACATCCGCAGCAAGACGCCCATGCTCGTCACCCTGAAAAAATGCCCAGAGGATGCAAGCGTGCCCATCGTGCGCCAGATCGCCGCCTGCACGCCAGCCGCCTGTGCCGATGGCCGGGCGCGGCTGTACCTGCACGCAGGTTTCTACCCCATCGAGCAGGAAAAAGCGCCCAACGTACTGCTGTTGCCCTTGCCGAAAGGCAAGCTGTCAGGCACATGGAAGGTCGATATTTATAGCGTCGCCGACCACAAGTTGCGCCTGTCCGGCCAGGTCAACCGCGCCGATTATGCCTCCGGCGAGCTGGTGGGCGGCTATGTGACGTATTTCCCCAATGGCAAGGTCGAGAAACAGGTGGCGCAGGATGGGCAAGGCCGGCAACACGGCATCGGCAGCAAGTACTATCCCGACGGCACGCTGGAGCTGCGCGGCAATTGGCGCCATGGCATGCCAGAGGGCGAGCACCAGCGCTATCACGCGACGGGCAAGCTGAGCGAGACGAGCAGCTACCGCGACGGCCAGCGCCTGGACGGGCCAGTGCAAACCTTCGATGAAAATGGCAAGCCCAGTACCAGCTACACTTTACGCAGCGGCAAGATGGAAGGCGAGATGCTCACGTATTTCCCGAATGGAAAAGTCTCCAGCCGCTCGGAAATGCACGATGGCAAGTCTAATGGCTTGACGACGAATTACTACCCCGATGGCGCCGTGCACGCCAGGATGACGCAGGTCGACGATTTGCCGGTCGGGGAAGCGCTGGAGTTCTATCCCGACGGCAAGGTGCAAAGCCGCCAGCGGTACGGCGACAAGGGCGGGCTGCTGAGCCTGCAGCGCTACAGTCCGCAGGGCGTGCTGGTGCTGGAACGACGCTGGGATGCGCAATGGCGCGAGCAGGGCACGTCGCGCTCGTGGTACGAGAACGGCAAGCCCGAGCAATCGATCGAGTACGTGAATGACCGGCGCGACGGCTGGAGCCGCAGCTGGCGCGAAGATGGCAGCCTGAAAAGCGAATGCCAGTATGTGGCCGGCAAGGCCCGGGGCGGTTGCAGCGAGCCGTTGCCATCGCAGGAACTGGAACGCAAGGAGCAAGCATGGCGCGCATTGTGAAGCACGTGCTTGGCGCCACGCTGCTGTGGCCGGCGCTGGCCAGCGCCGAGATCGAGCAGCGCCAGGTCGTCAGCGCCATCGCGGCGGCGGCCGGCGGCGATGTGCTGACCCTGGCCAGCGACAGCGGTTGCGGCGGGCGCCAGGTGCGCATGGATGCCTTGTCCGTGCACCTGGACGCAGCGCAATACGCGG
This window of the Janthinobacterium agaricidamnosum genome carries:
- a CDS encoding toxin-antitoxin system YwqK family antitoxin, whose product is MKIKILCAMLGACLLYPGMAQADIVQRQVLASMASEQDSEGGDVFTIAGTTACGGKQIRMDARSVNLDEAPYDALKADLARHIRSKTPMLVTLKKCPEDASVPIVRQIAACTPAACADGRARLYLHAGFYPIEQEKAPNVLLLPLPKGKLSGTWKVDIYSVADHKLRLSGQVNRADYASGELVGGYVTYFPNGKVEKQVAQDGQGRQHGIGSKYYPDGTLELRGNWRHGMPEGEHQRYHATGKLSETSSYRDGQRLDGPVQTFDENGKPSTSYTLRSGKMEGEMLTYFPNGKVSSRSEMHDGKSNGLTTNYYPDGAVHARMTQVDDLPVGEALEFYPDGKVQSRQRYGDKGGLLSLQRYSPQGVLVLERRWDAQWREQGTSRSWYENGKPEQSIEYVNDRRDGWSRSWREDGSLKSECQYVAGKARGGCSEPLPSQELERKEQAWRAL